The following nucleotide sequence is from Thermoanaerobaculia bacterium.
CGACCGGCATGCACGCGCGGTATTGGCGCCAGCTGCCCGCCGCGCGCGTGAAGGCGAAACCGACGGCGATGAAGGCGGCGACGGCGACGAGGAGAGCGAAGGCTCTCGGAAAACGGCGGGGCGACGGCACGGGCCGATTATCCCCGCTGCGCAGGCCGCCGTTCGGCCCGGGAAACGCCTCGCGCGGGGAAGAGAACGGTTCCCGCGCGGGGCGCCGGCTCTTCGAAAGAGGGCCCCATCGAAGGTCTCCCCACTCGTGACTCTCGGACTCGCGACTATCCTTCCCTCAGGATCTTCCACAGATCCTTCAGGAGTCCCGCGGGGCTCGATCGGACGATCAGGACGGGAACGTTCGCCCGGACGATCACGTCGCGGGTGACGCTCCCCAGCATCGACGTGCGGAGCCGGCCCCGGATCGGCGAAGAGCCGACGACGAGGAGCTGAGCGTCGATGCGCCGGCAGACGTCGAAGATCGTGCGTTCGATCGAGTCGCTCTCCTCGAGGACGAGAGTCGCGGCGACCTCCTCCTTCTGGAAGATCGCCAGCTGGTCGCGCAGCACTCGCGCGAGACGGCTCTCGCCGGCGAGCAGCCGGTCGGGAGTTCGCGGCACCGGCGCCCAGGCCCGGTACATCTCCGGCGCGACCGGGAGGATGTGGAGGAGCGAAACCTGGGCGGCGAGGCACCGGGCGAGCGTCGCGACGAACCGGACGCCCTTCTCGATGTAGCGTTCGCCCCCGGTGCAGACGAGGATCCGCTCGACGGAGGGCTTCGCTTCCCGGGGAATGAGCAGGACCGGCGTGTCCACGGTCTTCGCCAGCTGCCAGACGGCGAGCGAAAGGCGCCGTCCTTCGCGCCCGGTCCTCGCCGAAGCCCCGAAGACCGTCAGGTCGTATCCGTCGCGCGCCTTCTTCGCCGCTTCGGCGATCAGCTCGCCCTCGACGATCGCCGTTTCGACGGCGACGGAAGACTTGCCGAGGGTCGTCGTCGCTTCGGCGAGAGCCCGCTCGAGATCGGTGCGCACCTCGCCCGCGCGCGCGACCGAGAAGGCGGTCACGGCCGCGCCGCATCGCGCCGCGAAGAGGCCGGCGAACCGGGTCGCCGTCTTCGCGGCTTCGGAGTCCGCGACGAGAAGAAGGACCCTCCCGATCGTTTTGTCGCTCACAGCAGCCCCCGATGATGCAGCTCGTAGAGGAGAGTCGCCGCTCCGAGGATCGGCAGCGGCGCGAAGGCGAGGCGGATCCCCGGCCCGTGGAACTTCTCGGTCGCCTGCGCTCCGATCTGCGCTCCGATCGCGGCGCCCGTGTGCATGACGAGCGCGATCAGGATGTCCACGTTTCCCTTCAGCGCGTGCGAGAAGGTTCCGTAACCCGCCGAGAGGATGATCTCGAAGAGATCCGTCCCGATCGCGACGTGGGTCGGGACCCCGAGCACGTAGACGAGCATCGGCATGCGGATGTATCCCGCTCCGCCGCCGAGGAAGCCGGAGAAGAATCCGCCGATCAGGGAGATGCCGAGCACCGCCCAGAACGAGACCCGGATCCCGGAGATGGGCAGCCGGATCATCGGCCGGATGCGGACGCCGTGGATCCACTGCCAGAGGGAGTTGAAGTGGAGGCGGTCTTTCTTCGGCGCGTTCCTGGTCCGGATCTTTCCCGTCTTGCTCGCGCGGCTCCGCCGCAGCGCACCGAGGCTCTCCCAGATGATGAACGCGGAGATCACGAGGAGGACGATCGAGAACGACAGGCCGAGCGCGACGTCCGCGTGCTTCGTGCGCTTCAGGGCCTGAACGAGCCGCGCTCCGACCTCGACGCCCGGAATCGTCCCGAGCGCCATGAGAAGACCGAGCTTGATGTCGACGTTGCCGAGCGCGCGGTGTTTCTTCGCCGCGACCACCGACTTTCCGACGATGTGCGCGATGTCGGTCCCGACGACGTAGTTCATCGGGAGACCGAGCACGTACAGGGCGGGTCCGGCGAGGAACGAGCCGCCGACGCCGAAGAATCCGCCGAGAATTCCGACGACGAAGCCGACGGCGATCAGCCACGGCGTCGCGATCGTGACGTGCGAGATCAGGAACGTCATCGCCTTCGGCCGTTCGAATCCCGCCGGAAGAGCCCGACGAGGACCTTCGTCAGGAGCTCCAGCACGATTCCCTGCAGGAGGATGAGGAGGATCGCGGTGAACGCGTACGTGACGCGGTGGCGCTCGAACATGACCGCGAGGGGGCGGTCGAGCGTCTTCAGGACCAGGAGGAGATAGCCGACGATCAGCGCCGAATAGACGACGAGCTCGAGCCACATCCGGGAGCCGTCCATCCGCTCGGACTCGGACGATTTGCGCGAATTGCTCACTCGGGCCAAGCCGGAGAGCAAGGCGGGGGCCAATCCCCGCCGGCCGCGCGGCGCGGTGCGTCCGCGCCGGGAACCGCGGTCCGGTTCCGGGCCGGCGCCCGGGAACACCGATGGCGATCGTGGCGTTCGGAGCGCCGCCGCCCGGACCCGAAGGGAGCCGCCCCGCTCCGAACGATCTCTGCGTCACGCCTCGGGCCTTCGCCGCGCCGAAGTGGCTTCGGCCACGCCGGCGGGCCCGACGCTCCCGGCGTCCGCTCCCACGGCGCGTCTCGACCTCGTTCAACGGCGGCAGGCTCGGCGCGTTCGCTATCCGCGTTCCGGGGCACTAAAATCCGCTCACGGAGGGCGTTCATGGCGTCGGAAGCACGAGTCGAGAAATACCACGGTTTGGACGCTTCGACGCTCGTCGCCGCGTACCGGAACATCTACCGTTCCCGGCGGGTGGACGACAAGGAGATCCAGCTCAAGCGACAGAACCGAACGTACTTCCAGATCAACGGGGTGGGACACGAGGCCGTGCTCACGGCCGCCGGCATGGTGGTCAAGCCCGCGCACGACTGGTTCATCTGCTACTACCGCGACCGTGCGCTGTGCCTCGCCCTCGGCGTGACGCCCTACGAGATGTTCCTCGGCGGAACGGGCGCCAAGGACGATCCCGCCTCCGGCGGCCGGCAGATGCCGTCGCACTGGGGACACAAGAACTTCAACCTCGTGTCGAAGTCGTCCTGCACGGCGATGCAGTTCCTGAACGCCGTCGGAATCGCGGAAGCCGGGATGCGG
It contains:
- a CDS encoding universal stress protein, with amino-acid sequence MSDKTIGRVLLLVADSEAAKTATRFAGLFAARCGAAVTAFSVARAGEVRTDLERALAEATTTLGKSSVAVETAIVEGELIAEAAKKARDGYDLTVFGASARTGREGRRLSLAVWQLAKTVDTPVLLIPREAKPSVERILVCTGGERYIEKGVRFVATLARCLAAQVSLLHILPVAPEMYRAWAPVPRTPDRLLAGESRLARVLRDQLAIFQKEEVAATLVLEESDSIERTIFDVCRRIDAQLLVVGSSPIRGRLRTSMLGSVTRDVIVRANVPVLIVRSSPAGLLKDLWKILREG
- a CDS encoding sulfite exporter TauE/SafE family protein — its product is MTFLISHVTIATPWLIAVGFVVGILGGFFGVGGSFLAGPALYVLGLPMNYVVGTDIAHIVGKSVVAAKKHRALGNVDIKLGLLMALGTIPGVEVGARLVQALKRTKHADVALGLSFSIVLLVISAFIIWESLGALRRSRASKTGKIRTRNAPKKDRLHFNSLWQWIHGVRIRPMIRLPISGIRVSFWAVLGISLIGGFFSGFLGGGAGYIRMPMLVYVLGVPTHVAIGTDLFEIILSAGYGTFSHALKGNVDILIALVMHTGAAIGAQIGAQATEKFHGPGIRLAFAPLPILGAATLLYELHHRGLL